The following are encoded in a window of Roseimaritima ulvae genomic DNA:
- a CDS encoding AAA family ATPase, which translates to MLREFSQHQQKMRAELAKVIVGQSDVVEQLLAAIFTRGHCLLEGVPGLAKTLMVSTLANILDVGFKRIQFTPDLMPSDITGTQVLEEDEQGRRSFRFVEGPIFTNILLADEINRTPPKTQAALLQAMQERQVSVGRDTFDLPEPFFTIATQNPIEQEGTYPLPEAQLDRFMFNIKVGYPTAEEEEKILTATTRGEKEVPNKVLSGRAILNVQKLIDSVAVSPLVIRYASQLVRATRPKDESAPEYVRELVDWGAGPRAGQNLIAAGKALAAMDGRFSVAPGDVSRMAIPVLRHRIATNFQAQAEGMDTDAVIEKLVADVPVPRPDKFTTEKGPPPVEK; encoded by the coding sequence GTGTTGCGAGAATTTTCGCAGCACCAACAGAAAATGCGGGCCGAACTGGCAAAGGTGATCGTCGGGCAATCGGATGTCGTCGAACAATTGCTGGCGGCCATCTTTACCCGCGGCCATTGTTTGCTCGAGGGCGTGCCGGGACTGGCCAAGACGTTGATGGTCAGCACGCTGGCCAACATCCTGGATGTGGGCTTCAAACGCATTCAATTTACGCCCGACCTGATGCCTTCGGACATCACCGGCACGCAGGTGCTGGAAGAAGACGAACAGGGCCGCCGCAGTTTTCGCTTTGTCGAAGGCCCGATCTTTACCAACATCCTGTTGGCCGACGAAATCAACCGTACCCCTCCCAAAACCCAAGCCGCTCTGTTGCAAGCGATGCAGGAACGACAGGTGTCGGTGGGGCGAGATACCTTCGATCTGCCCGAACCGTTTTTCACCATCGCCACGCAAAACCCGATCGAACAGGAAGGCACCTACCCGCTGCCCGAAGCTCAGTTGGACCGATTTATGTTCAACATCAAAGTCGGCTATCCCACGGCCGAAGAGGAAGAGAAGATTTTGACGGCTACCACCCGCGGCGAGAAAGAAGTGCCCAACAAAGTCCTGTCGGGCCGTGCGATCTTAAACGTGCAGAAACTGATCGACAGCGTGGCCGTCAGCCCACTGGTGATCCGCTACGCTTCGCAACTGGTCCGAGCGACGCGGCCCAAAGACGAGTCGGCGCCGGAGTACGTGCGTGAGTTGGTCGACTGGGGCGCCGGTCCGCGAGCCGGGCAGAACCTGATCGCCGCCGGCAAAGCTCTGGCCGCCATGGACGGTCGCTTCAGCGTCGCGCCGGGAGACGTCAGCCGCATGGCGATCCCCGTGCTGCGGCACCGCATCGCCACCAACTTCCAGGCTCAGGCCGAAGGCATGGATACCGACGCGGTGATCGAAAAACTGGTCGCCGACGTGCCCGTCCCGAGGCCCGATAAATTCACCACCGAAAAGGGCCCACCCCCGGTGGAAAAGTAA
- the lysA gene encoding diaminopimelate decarboxylase produces MSQLPFPEQVAADAAAQFPTPFYLYDEAAIRENARRLHRAFDWCDFKEFFAVKATPNPYIIQTLAEESCGADCSSLAELILCERLGIGGEEIIFTSNDTPEKDYRKALELGAIINLDDISHIDYLSNIADLPELMCFRYNPGEALGSDSAFIIGQPQEAKYGFTRDQLFAGYQDIRSRGVKRFGLHTMVLSNELNSQFFVETARMVFEIAVQLKQELDIQLEFVNLGGGLGVPYKPDQAAVDLDLISNGIRELYQSMIVPAGLDPLKICMENGRYMTGPYGVLVTRVLHQKQTYKHYVGVDACMANLMRPGMYGAFHDITVVGKPSSSDDSVCDVVGSLCENNDKFAIDRPLPEVQTDDLLVIHDAGAHGHSMGFQYNGKLRCAEVLRTSEGEFKQIRRGETLEDYFATLDFSDFPAAVRS; encoded by the coding sequence ATGTCTCAACTGCCTTTCCCCGAACAGGTCGCCGCCGACGCCGCGGCTCAGTTCCCCACGCCGTTTTATCTTTACGACGAAGCGGCCATTCGCGAAAACGCACGCCGCCTGCACCGCGCCTTCGACTGGTGCGACTTCAAAGAATTCTTTGCGGTCAAAGCCACGCCCAATCCTTACATCATCCAAACCTTGGCCGAAGAGAGCTGCGGTGCGGACTGTAGCAGTCTGGCCGAACTGATCCTCTGCGAACGGCTGGGCATCGGCGGCGAAGAAATCATCTTCACGTCCAATGACACGCCGGAAAAGGATTATCGCAAAGCACTCGAACTGGGGGCGATCATCAATCTGGATGATATCTCCCATATCGATTACCTGAGCAACATCGCCGATCTGCCCGAATTGATGTGCTTCCGCTACAACCCTGGCGAGGCTTTGGGCAGCGACAGCGCGTTCATCATCGGTCAGCCGCAAGAAGCCAAGTACGGCTTTACCCGCGATCAACTGTTCGCCGGCTATCAAGACATCCGCAGTCGCGGCGTCAAACGCTTTGGCTTGCACACGATGGTGCTGTCCAATGAATTGAACAGCCAGTTCTTCGTCGAAACCGCTCGCATGGTCTTTGAAATCGCGGTACAGCTGAAGCAGGAACTGGACATTCAACTGGAATTCGTCAATCTCGGCGGCGGCCTGGGTGTGCCCTACAAGCCGGATCAGGCGGCCGTGGATTTGGATCTGATTTCCAACGGCATCCGCGAGCTGTACCAGAGCATGATCGTGCCGGCGGGATTGGACCCGCTGAAGATCTGCATGGAAAACGGTCGTTACATGACCGGCCCTTACGGGGTGTTGGTGACCCGCGTGCTGCATCAAAAACAAACCTACAAGCACTACGTCGGGGTCGATGCCTGCATGGCCAATCTGATGCGTCCGGGGATGTACGGCGCCTTCCACGACATCACCGTCGTGGGCAAACCATCCAGCTCGGACGACAGCGTTTGCGACGTGGTCGGATCGCTGTGCGAGAACAACGATAAATTTGCCATCGACCGTCCGCTGCCGGAAGTGCAGACCGACGACCTGTTGGTGATCCACGATGCCGGTGCCCACGGTCATTCGATGGGTTTTCAATACAACGGCAAACTGCGTTGTGCGGAAGTGTTGCGGACCAGCGAAGGCGAGTTCAAACAGATCCGCCGCGGCGAAACGCTGGAAGACTACTTCGCCACGCTGGATTTCAGCGACTTCCCCGCCGCAGTCCGTTCGTAG
- a CDS encoding S1 RNA-binding domain-containing protein, translating to MTVGENPESQAPQSQASEPQASESPASQPQAETAPQAAESAEVSPASSATTPETPQPTGEPAASSEPAPAGETESAGDAAPAGETAPAGESTSSAAEGTQPAGPLSAAARRSGPLAARGGGAAKPASPTAAPAAVSTDSLPGGKQKPQPGKRPQGKPQRDRRSGRKDEPNPLRPPAPPKARVAIPSKRGPLSDDIQQMLDAELAASDLDSLMSGAAGMADRPSGLNEGQRVAATVLKIHDDSVFVALGGPDEGMVPFEQFAEEPTPGQNIEVVVQGLSDGLYVCVIPGQTIAVTDMDDLEEGAIVEATITGTNSGGLECAVGGAEGFMPISQIAEHRVEDTSEFVGQKMVCSVTECNPRRRRLVLSRRAVLEREREERREEQLEQLEAGDVLEGTVRSIKDFGAFVDLGGCDGMIHISKLSWDRVQHPSEVLEMGQKVKVTIETIDKQTGKISLSYRDLIANPWDTVEVDFPVGEVVTGTVSRIANFGAFVRLAAGIEGLIHISELAHHRVSRVNNVVNEGDEVNVKVQSIDRDAQRIGLSLKAALAPPPEAKSDAAAEEVDEPPREPVIKPQHSGPLKGGTGGDAGGERFGLRW from the coding sequence ATGACCGTCGGCGAAAACCCTGAATCGCAAGCTCCCCAGTCGCAAGCTTCTGAACCTCAAGCTTCGGAGTCACCAGCTTCGCAACCCCAAGCTGAAACAGCTCCACAAGCTGCCGAGTCGGCCGAGGTCAGTCCGGCGTCTTCCGCAACCACGCCCGAAACTCCGCAGCCCACCGGCGAACCGGCGGCAAGCAGCGAACCGGCACCTGCTGGCGAGACTGAATCTGCTGGCGACGCTGCCCCTGCTGGCGAGACTGCCCCCGCTGGCGAATCGACTTCCAGCGCCGCCGAAGGCACCCAGCCCGCAGGGCCTCTGTCAGCGGCGGCCCGTCGCTCCGGCCCGCTGGCAGCCCGTGGCGGTGGCGCAGCCAAACCCGCGTCGCCAACGGCCGCTCCGGCAGCCGTTTCGACCGACAGCCTGCCGGGCGGGAAACAGAAACCCCAACCAGGCAAACGGCCGCAGGGCAAACCGCAACGCGATCGCCGCTCGGGCCGCAAGGACGAACCCAATCCCCTGCGTCCCCCCGCGCCTCCCAAAGCTCGCGTAGCGATCCCCAGCAAACGCGGCCCGCTGTCGGACGACATCCAGCAGATGCTGGACGCCGAACTGGCCGCTTCGGACCTGGATTCGCTGATGTCCGGTGCGGCCGGAATGGCCGACCGCCCCAGTGGATTAAACGAAGGCCAACGCGTCGCCGCCACGGTGTTGAAGATCCACGACGACAGCGTGTTTGTGGCTCTGGGCGGTCCGGACGAAGGTATGGTTCCGTTTGAACAATTCGCCGAAGAACCCACGCCGGGCCAGAACATCGAAGTGGTCGTGCAAGGCCTCAGCGACGGCCTGTACGTGTGCGTGATCCCTGGCCAGACCATCGCCGTCACCGACATGGATGACCTGGAAGAGGGCGCCATCGTCGAAGCCACCATTACCGGCACCAACTCCGGGGGCCTGGAATGCGCCGTGGGCGGCGCCGAAGGCTTTATGCCGATCAGCCAGATCGCCGAACATCGCGTCGAAGATACCTCCGAGTTCGTCGGCCAAAAAATGGTCTGCTCGGTCACCGAATGCAACCCTCGCCGCCGTCGTCTGGTGCTCAGCCGCCGCGCGGTCTTGGAACGCGAGCGGGAAGAGCGCCGCGAGGAGCAACTGGAACAGCTCGAAGCGGGCGACGTCCTGGAAGGTACCGTCCGCAGCATCAAGGACTTTGGCGCCTTCGTCGACCTGGGCGGTTGCGACGGCATGATCCACATCAGCAAACTCAGCTGGGACCGCGTGCAACATCCCAGCGAAGTGCTAGAGATGGGGCAGAAGGTCAAAGTCACGATCGAAACCATCGACAAGCAAACCGGCAAGATCAGCCTGTCCTACCGCGACCTGATCGCCAATCCTTGGGATACCGTGGAAGTGGATTTCCCCGTCGGGGAAGTCGTCACTGGAACGGTCAGTCGGATCGCCAACTTCGGAGCCTTCGTCCGCTTGGCGGCGGGTATCGAAGGCTTGATCCACATTTCCGAACTGGCCCACCATCGCGTCTCTCGTGTCAACAACGTGGTCAACGAAGGCGATGAAGTAAACGTCAAGGTTCAGTCGATCGACCGCGACGCCCAGCGGATCGGGTTGTCGCTGAAAGCCGCCCTGGCACCGCCGCCGGAAGCCAAGTCCGACGCGGCGGCCGAAGAAGTCGACGAGCCACCGCGTGAACCCGTGATCAAGCCACAGCACAGCGGCCCACTGAAAGGTGGCACGGGCGGCGACGCCGGCGGCGAACGCTTTGGTTTGCGTTGGTAG
- a CDS encoding cell division protein FtsQ/DivIB — MTKTTPAKSPKQAKSPPRERPLRRFLGLLIRRIATAPMAFAFLWPAMLAVGGYWAWHHWGVEHVGSRFARLETSEIHLTQRPQYIPERIDLTQEVLDTTALGELSLLDRQVSARIAQAYATHPWIQQVVAVRIQSGGEVDVQVRYRQPVAMVRHLSRHAEVQGWAYYPVDPEGIVLPPNAFTGNEAKQYLVINIPQVDLRGTPGFSCGDSRVTAAAALAAILSPYRQELGLAAIELHAETNPNQRYLAFDIVTQSGRRLVWGSAPGKELNGEPPADLKMQALLQSPPPGTDLRVAALTALRRQQATELQ, encoded by the coding sequence GTGACCAAAACCACGCCAGCGAAATCGCCCAAACAAGCCAAATCGCCACCGCGGGAGCGACCGCTGCGGCGATTCTTGGGATTGTTGATCCGCCGCATCGCCACCGCTCCGATGGCTTTCGCCTTCCTGTGGCCGGCGATGTTGGCCGTCGGTGGGTACTGGGCCTGGCATCACTGGGGCGTGGAGCACGTCGGCAGCCGCTTTGCCCGCCTGGAAACCAGCGAAATCCACCTGACCCAACGCCCGCAATACATCCCCGAGCGGATTGATTTGACCCAGGAAGTCCTGGACACCACGGCGCTTGGCGAACTGTCACTGCTGGACCGACAGGTTTCCGCCCGCATCGCCCAGGCCTACGCCACCCACCCCTGGATCCAACAGGTGGTGGCCGTCCGCATCCAAAGCGGCGGGGAGGTCGACGTGCAGGTCCGCTACCGCCAGCCGGTGGCCATGGTGCGGCACCTCAGCCGACACGCCGAAGTCCAGGGCTGGGCGTATTACCCGGTCGATCCCGAAGGCATCGTGCTGCCGCCCAACGCATTTACGGGCAACGAAGCCAAGCAGTATTTGGTGATCAACATCCCGCAGGTCGACCTCCGGGGCACTCCGGGATTTTCCTGCGGCGATTCCCGCGTCACCGCCGCGGCGGCTCTGGCGGCGATCCTCTCCCCCTATCGGCAGGAACTCGGGCTGGCAGCGATCGAATTGCACGCCGAAACCAACCCCAACCAACGCTACCTGGCCTTTGATATCGTCACGCAAAGCGGTCGGCGGCTGGTCTGGGGTAGCGCCCCGGGCAAAGAACTGAACGGAGAACCCCCGGCGGATCTAAAAATGCAAGCTTTACTGCAATCCCCGCCTCCCGGCACCGACCTCCGCGTGGCCGCCCTGACGGCCCTACGCCGCCAGCAAGCCACCGAGCTGCAATGA
- the murB gene encoding UDP-N-acetylmuramate dehydrogenase, with product MSFPEPLQHLIQHDQPLAQLTWLGIGGPARYFAEPHTREQLVALVQHAHEAEIPVRVLGSGSNVLVREAGFDGLVISLAAAALGQVSVEGTQLTAGAGAKLSHAITHAVGAGLGGLEHLAGIPGTVGSAVCGNAGAGSGDIGSVVHSVEVLDRDGTVRHIGPDELQFSHRKSNLSGLIILSVTFQLEAREVGPLTKRLQKLWIVAHNQRPFDEPRIAQPFIDPDGFSVDDLIQQAGMSGMRLGNASLASGKPNYLLAHSGATSEDVVQLLSRVREQVSLQSGIDLQLNLQIW from the coding sequence ATGTCTTTTCCTGAACCCCTGCAGCATCTGATCCAACACGACCAACCCCTGGCCCAACTCACCTGGCTGGGCATCGGGGGGCCCGCGCGGTATTTCGCCGAACCCCACACCCGCGAGCAGTTGGTCGCCCTGGTCCAACACGCCCACGAAGCCGAAATCCCGGTTCGCGTTCTGGGCAGCGGTTCCAACGTCCTGGTTCGCGAAGCCGGATTTGATGGTCTGGTGATCTCGCTGGCCGCCGCCGCCCTGGGCCAGGTGTCCGTCGAAGGCACTCAGTTGACCGCTGGAGCCGGCGCCAAACTGAGCCACGCGATCACGCACGCCGTGGGCGCGGGACTGGGCGGGCTGGAGCATTTGGCGGGGATCCCCGGAACCGTGGGCTCGGCCGTGTGCGGCAATGCGGGCGCCGGCAGCGGCGACATCGGCTCGGTCGTCCATTCGGTCGAAGTCCTCGATCGCGATGGCACGGTCCGCCACATCGGCCCGGACGAACTGCAGTTTTCCCACCGCAAATCAAACCTCTCGGGCCTGATCATCCTGTCGGTGACCTTTCAATTGGAAGCCCGCGAAGTCGGCCCGCTGACCAAACGCTTGCAGAAACTGTGGATCGTGGCCCACAACCAGCGGCCCTTTGACGAACCTCGTATCGCCCAACCTTTTATCGACCCGGACGGCTTCAGCGTCGACGACCTGATCCAACAGGCCGGGATGAGCGGGATGCGACTGGGCAACGCCAGCCTGGCGTCCGGTAAACCCAACTACCTACTGGCCCACAGCGGCGCGACCAGCGAAGACGTCGTCCAGCTGCTGAGCCGGGTCCGGGAACAAGTTTCGCTGCAGTCCGGGATCGACTTGCAGCTGAATCTGCAAATCTGGTAG
- a CDS encoding thioredoxin family protein, whose product MVSLLLAAVLSTVVTDQPASQQDYAQAYRTAQQEGKPLVVVVGAEWCPACVNLKSQTIAAMKRTGELSEVSMAIVDQDAEPELAAQLKRGRTIPQVIVFSQTPAGSWKRIQLTGFQTERTMQSVLNTAKQLSNGS is encoded by the coding sequence ATGGTCTCGTTGCTTCTTGCAGCTGTACTCTCGACGGTTGTCACCGATCAACCCGCCTCGCAACAGGATTATGCGCAGGCGTATCGAACCGCACAGCAGGAAGGAAAACCGTTGGTGGTAGTCGTCGGCGCCGAGTGGTGCCCCGCCTGTGTGAACCTCAAGTCTCAAACCATCGCTGCCATGAAGCGGACCGGTGAGTTGAGCGAAGTCAGCATGGCGATCGTGGATCAGGACGCCGAGCCCGAATTGGCGGCACAACTGAAACGAGGACGGACGATTCCCCAAGTGATTGTTTTCTCGCAGACCCCCGCCGGTAGCTGGAAACGGATCCAGCTGACGGGCTTCCAGACCGAGCGGACCATGCAGTCGGTGCTGAACACCGCCAAACAGCTGTCCAACGGCAGCTAG
- a CDS encoding Gfo/Idh/MocA family protein translates to MRLRVGLIGLGDAWQSRYRPALRLLHDRFEVRAIYTNVPLLAEHAASDFQAQRLDGYRALVSRSDIDAVLILEPCWQGWLPLLAACDVGKAVYWAADLNFDYQQASLVKAKIDRSGVAFMAEFPRRFAPATLRLKELIATQLGKPKLVFCHQRLPTPTPHKRTPAERNGSRQASQTADREQLELIDWCRYVVGRDPVDVYAREHWSGAKCDYRNISMAFDSLDDAPPVTAQISCGSYIPTQWHEAINFRAPSAMQICCEHGVAFIDLPSTLVWFDEAGRHLESLDTEMSVGEQLLTQFHRAVTSLVRKMGDLEDAWRASQILQAARQSAESKQSVGLDLAR, encoded by the coding sequence ATGAGGTTGCGAGTTGGGCTGATCGGTTTGGGCGACGCTTGGCAATCGCGTTACCGGCCCGCTTTACGGTTGTTGCACGATCGATTCGAAGTCCGAGCCATCTATACCAACGTGCCGCTGTTGGCCGAGCACGCGGCCAGCGATTTCCAAGCTCAACGCCTGGACGGCTATCGCGCCCTGGTCAGCCGCAGCGATATCGATGCCGTGCTGATCCTGGAACCCTGTTGGCAGGGCTGGTTGCCGCTGCTAGCTGCCTGCGACGTGGGCAAAGCGGTGTATTGGGCGGCGGATTTAAACTTCGACTACCAGCAGGCCAGCTTGGTCAAAGCCAAGATCGATCGCTCGGGTGTCGCCTTTATGGCCGAGTTCCCGCGTCGCTTTGCGCCCGCCACGCTGCGGCTGAAAGAGCTGATTGCGACTCAATTGGGTAAGCCTAAATTGGTGTTCTGCCACCAGCGGCTGCCCACGCCGACGCCTCACAAACGCACGCCGGCCGAGCGGAACGGCAGTCGGCAGGCCTCGCAGACGGCCGACCGCGAACAGCTGGAATTGATCGATTGGTGCCGCTACGTCGTGGGCCGCGATCCGGTGGACGTCTATGCCCGAGAGCATTGGTCGGGGGCTAAGTGTGACTACCGCAATATCAGCATGGCGTTCGACTCGCTCGATGATGCCCCGCCCGTGACCGCGCAGATCAGTTGCGGCAGCTACATTCCCACCCAGTGGCATGAAGCGATTAACTTCCGAGCTCCTTCGGCGATGCAGATCTGCTGCGAGCACGGCGTGGCCTTTATCGACCTGCCCAGTACCCTGGTGTGGTTCGACGAAGCCGGGCGGCACCTGGAATCGCTCGATACCGAGATGTCCGTCGGCGAGCAGCTGCTGACTCAATTTCACCGCGCGGTAACCAGTCTGGTGCGGAAGATGGGCGACCTGGAAGACGCCTGGCGAGCTTCGCAGATCCTGCAAGCCGCCCGGCAAAGCGCCGAGAGCAAGCAAAGCGTGGGGCTGGATTTAGCTCGGTAG
- a CDS encoding diacylglycerol/lipid kinase family protein, whose protein sequence is MKLVPSENHAQSPDSAAVPPAGAGPPQAAKPLSSRGKPVETIVPAETVVICTSPKAGSGRGAERIPQLVQRLVDQGLRVVCSDRLAEIIDTVAATDPARLRAVVPAGGDGTISLIADRLPIGTPLVPFPMGTENLLSRYFGFTNDPRAAVRTILSGRLSRWDAGRANGRLFLVMVSCGWDAEVVRAMHLTRRGHIGRLSYAKPIVHAVRKYHYPPIMVRASEEDAEGSSFECRGALMFNLPCYGGGLKIEPDARGDDGLLDLCALQYGSTLSTLRYVAGVFSGRHRTWKDFRRQRARRWYLSSPSRVSYQIDGDYGGRLPLDVECLPDRLTLRIPPPAPDRNWS, encoded by the coding sequence GTGAAATTGGTTCCGTCCGAAAATCATGCTCAATCTCCGGACTCGGCTGCGGTGCCCCCCGCGGGAGCCGGTCCGCCGCAAGCTGCTAAGCCGTTGTCGAGCCGGGGCAAGCCGGTGGAGACGATTGTTCCGGCGGAGACGGTGGTCATTTGTACCAGTCCCAAGGCGGGCAGCGGCCGCGGGGCGGAACGGATCCCCCAGTTGGTGCAGCGTTTGGTCGACCAGGGACTGCGCGTCGTATGCAGTGATCGACTGGCCGAAATCATCGATACCGTGGCCGCCACCGATCCGGCTCGGCTGCGTGCCGTGGTGCCGGCTGGTGGCGACGGCACCATCAGCCTGATCGCTGACCGGCTGCCGATCGGGACCCCGCTGGTTCCCTTTCCGATGGGCACGGAAAATTTATTGTCACGCTATTTTGGCTTTACCAATGATCCACGGGCCGCGGTTCGCACGATCCTCTCCGGCCGCCTGAGCCGCTGGGACGCTGGCCGAGCCAATGGCAGGCTGTTTTTGGTAATGGTCAGTTGCGGATGGGATGCGGAGGTGGTCCGCGCGATGCATCTGACGCGGCGGGGGCACATCGGGCGGCTGAGTTATGCCAAACCGATTGTCCACGCGGTGCGTAAATACCATTATCCCCCGATCATGGTGCGAGCCTCCGAGGAGGATGCCGAGGGATCAAGCTTCGAGTGTCGCGGCGCGTTGATGTTTAATCTGCCCTGTTACGGGGGCGGTTTGAAGATCGAACCGGATGCTCGGGGCGATGATGGGCTGTTGGATCTGTGCGCATTGCAGTACGGTTCGACTTTGTCGACCCTGCGGTATGTGGCGGGGGTCTTTTCAGGGCGGCACCGAACCTGGAAAGATTTTCGCCGACAACGTGCCCGCCGGTGGTACCTGTCCAGCCCGTCGCGGGTGTCCTATCAAATCGATGGGGACTACGGCGGACGGCTGCCGCTGGACGTGGAGTGTTTGCCGGACCGATTAACATTACGAATTCCGCCTCCTGCACCAGACCGAAACTGGAGTTAG
- the kdsA gene encoding 3-deoxy-8-phosphooctulonate synthase has product MSETGSSTDPSPPSTPVSFAPVPIGPYRCGPGQPLLLIAGPCVLETLDRALEIAEPLRALSERADVNVVFKASFDKANRTSLTARRGPGLEEGLRMLEQVTAATGLPTTTDIHLPEQAAAAAEVCSLLQIPAFLARQTDLLLAAAATGCPVNVKKGQFMSPDDMRYVVEKLTNSDAAGVLLCERGTFFGYGRLVNDMQSLPLMRSLGVPVVFDATHSVQRPGGLGGATGGNREMVEPLARAAVAIGVDALFFETHPDPASSPSDGPNMIPLAQFPGLVDRLLRLRVVVEELDR; this is encoded by the coding sequence TTGTCTGAAACAGGTTCCTCAACCGACCCCTCGCCCCCGTCCACTCCGGTCTCCTTCGCTCCGGTGCCCATCGGCCCCTATCGCTGTGGGCCGGGGCAGCCGCTGTTGCTGATCGCCGGACCCTGCGTTTTGGAAACGCTCGACCGGGCCTTGGAAATCGCCGAACCACTGCGGGCGTTGTCCGAGCGAGCGGATGTGAACGTGGTGTTTAAGGCTTCGTTCGACAAAGCCAATCGCACCAGTCTGACGGCTCGCCGCGGTCCGGGGCTGGAGGAAGGCCTGCGGATGCTCGAACAGGTCACCGCCGCGACCGGGCTGCCGACGACCACAGACATCCACCTGCCCGAACAAGCGGCCGCGGCCGCCGAGGTCTGTAGCTTGTTGCAGATCCCCGCCTTCCTGGCGCGGCAGACCGACCTGTTGCTCGCCGCCGCGGCGACCGGATGCCCGGTGAATGTGAAGAAGGGCCAGTTTATGTCGCCCGATGACATGCGTTATGTGGTCGAAAAATTAACCAACAGCGATGCCGCGGGCGTGCTGCTGTGTGAACGCGGCACGTTTTTTGGCTATGGCCGATTGGTCAACGACATGCAGTCGTTGCCCTTGATGCGGTCCTTGGGCGTGCCGGTGGTGTTCGACGCCACGCACAGCGTGCAACGACCCGGCGGCTTGGGCGGCGCCACCGGGGGCAACCGCGAAATGGTGGAACCGCTGGCCCGCGCGGCCGTCGCCATCGGCGTCGACGCTTTATTCTTTGAAACCCATCCCGACCCTGCCAGCTCGCCCAGCGATGGACCCAACATGATCCCGCTCGCTCAGTTTCCCGGACTTGTCGATCGACTGCTCCGGCTCCGCGTCGTCGTCGAGGAGCTCGATCGATGA